ACGCTGACGCTCACGCCCGCGGTGGCCCTGGTGGCCAAATAAAACAACCCGGACTTGAAGGCCGTCACTCCCCCCGGAGCGACAGGCCTTCAGGCCCGGGCTTCTTTGCTTTCAGGCTCCAGCGGGAGCCGGCACTCGTATTCGCGTCGAGTTCCCCCTCAGAAACTCGACGCTTCCCCCTTCTATGTGCCAGCCCCTGCGGTCCCCCCCATTTCCCGCGCACGCCGCGGTGAGCTAAGAAGTCCCCCGACTCCCTGACTCACCGTGTCGCTGCTGCGCGGGCCCCCCTGCTTCCCGTGCTGCGATGAAGGAACAGTACCGGGACCCCCTGATTCGATCTGTGAAGCGGCCCACAAGCCCGGTGTGAAGGCGTTCACACCCGCCGGACTTGTCCGCCGGACCTGGATGGGAGGCTTCCCTACCTGCATCCAGGGATTCCGGGCAGAATGGACCTCCCCTCATGTCCTACGCGCAGCTGCTGGCTGAAATCCCCATGTTCGAGAGCCTCGGCCGGGAGGACCTGGAGAACATGTCGTCGCTCCTCCAGCCTCGGCGCTTCGCGAGGGGAGAGGTCATCTTCCACCGGGGAGACGTGGGCACCGCGCTGTTCATCATCCGGCGCGGCCAGGTGGCCATCCGGCTGTCCTCCAGCGAGGGGCGCGAAATCACCCTAGCGCTGCTGGACCGGGGGGACGCCTTTGGAGAGCTGTCACTGCTGGATGGAGAGATGCGCTCCACGGACGCGATGGCGCGCGAGGAGTCGCATCTGCTGACGCTCCAGCGCGACGACTTCCGGCGCTACCTGGAGACGCGGCCGCAGGTAAGCCTGGCGTTGCTGGCGAACATGAGCCGGCTGGTGCGGCGCACGACGCAGCTCGTGTACGACTCGGCCTTCCTGGACGCGCGCAGCCGGCTGGTGCGGGTGCTGCTGGAGCTGGCGAAGACGCAAGGCAAGCAGTCCCCCGAAGGGCTGGTCATCACGCCGAAGCTCACGCAGTCGGAGCTGGCCAACCTGTGCGGCGTCACCCGCGAGAGCGTCAACAAGTGGCTGCGCTACTACGTGCGCGAGGGGATGCTCAGCTTCGAGGGCGGGCAGATCGTCCTCCTCCAGCCGGAGCGGCTGGGCCAGGACGCCGAGTAGCCGTCAGCCGCGCACGCGGAAGAGGGACAGCGGCTCCTCGCGCCCCTTCACCCGCACGGGGGCCAGCGGCTCCAGCGCGAAGGCGCCCGCGTCCAGGAGCGCCCGCGTGGCGTCCGTCATGAGCACCTCGCCCGGGCCCGCGACGCCGCACACGCGGGCGGCGATGTTGGTGGCGTCTCCCACGGTGGCGTACTGGAGGTAGC
The sequence above is drawn from the Corallococcus sp. NCRR genome and encodes:
- a CDS encoding Crp/Fnr family transcriptional regulator, producing the protein MSYAQLLAEIPMFESLGREDLENMSSLLQPRRFARGEVIFHRGDVGTALFIIRRGQVAIRLSSSEGREITLALLDRGDAFGELSLLDGEMRSTDAMAREESHLLTLQRDDFRRYLETRPQVSLALLANMSRLVRRTTQLVYDSAFLDARSRLVRVLLELAKTQGKQSPEGLVITPKLTQSELANLCGVTRESVNKWLRYYVREGMLSFEGGQIVLLQPERLGQDAE